A DNA window from Clostridia bacterium contains the following coding sequences:
- a CDS encoding PP2C family serine/threonine-protein phosphatase, which translates to MIIKETYSIKGNSNVNEDRIGCFKNYIWLMDGVTCLSDSKTGELSDSKWFVDKFSEVLVQNLDDSKGLKEILKETVIKTYEAYRTATNYQVIEKNQYPSSSLIIIRQKSSQLEYYLLGDSTLIIKNGQEAIHLTQDTLGEFEKFILKKIDHTRISQNISFEEARKAHTLEILAKRSHRNEEGGYYILSFEQNALDYGQQGELEILQPLHFLMMSDGFSRYLDLFNRVENSFEFIENVLERGLSTIGKELYEIEEYDHDCTRYLRFKKRDDTTCIYGTIEASM; encoded by the coding sequence ATGATAATTAAAGAGACATATTCAATTAAGGGGAATAGTAATGTCAACGAAGATAGGATAGGTTGCTTTAAAAACTACATTTGGTTAATGGATGGGGTTACATGTCTGTCGGATTCTAAGACAGGAGAATTATCTGATTCCAAATGGTTTGTCGATAAATTCAGTGAGGTATTAGTTCAAAACCTTGATGATTCAAAAGGACTAAAAGAAATCCTTAAAGAAACGGTAATTAAAACCTATGAAGCTTATAGGACTGCGACGAACTATCAAGTAATAGAGAAAAATCAATACCCTTCCAGCAGCCTAATAATTATCAGACAAAAAAGCAGCCAACTTGAATATTACTTATTAGGGGATTCCACATTGATTATAAAGAATGGACAAGAGGCTATACATCTAACACAGGACACATTAGGTGAATTTGAAAAGTTTATTCTAAAGAAAATAGACCACACACGCATATCTCAAAACATAAGCTTCGAAGAAGCTAGAAAAGCACATACTTTAGAAATCCTTGCAAAGAGGTCACATAGAAATGAAGAAGGCGGCTATTACATACTAAGCTTTGAACAGAATGCCTTGGATTATGGGCAGCAAGGGGAACTGGAGATTCTTCAGCCTCTGCACTTTTTAATGATGAGTGACGGCTTTTCCAGATATCTAGACCTTTTCAACAGAGTTGAAAACAGCTTTGAATTCATAGAAAATGTCCTGGAACGAGGATTATCAACTATTGGTAAGGAGCTTTACGAAATTGAAGAATATGATCATGACTGTACGCGTTATCTAAGGTTTAAGAAGAGAGATGATACAACTTGTATATATGGCACTATAGAAGCGAGTATGTAA
- a CDS encoding phosphodiester glycosidase family protein, whose translation MCFIANNDFIKGSFSRGKFEGYSKIKQYQYREIIADMTTENRFVKDGFLDTLKSRGLIEQNIYDEYIGELTRFFKKLPDMTDKTDEEIYSDVINYRRNLLDNGCRQYIDDMKANYYKREVDHLAITGIDQSDILDSLYDKTKNIYFIIDDYTYVGAMIELYKKIKEYSDNIYIIVKEERCIHSMVTKNDLECYLKVRSEDIPIDELNLIVDDYYYYGFDMDQIQLMSSNDILIGFGEWCLASFKKLNVEAFVYCRSSELMTRALTNSIDEEEIHFIYIPRGYDMIKHVSLVEKTAFNYRMSDWIYNQIGMEAYQRDLDTLLGEFPSIFVSSNSDKVLDLEYEWTGISKSDFRDIPQQLIKRYIKKKHDYLDIDDYVYKDRFGNDIRVNYVKLDNSKDLNISIKTWNNAMNPRAYFKNHEYGDCLVSNFMFFITLKTIEMYNSLRKSRERERIYRYGWHIDYKLESNIYGRHETFPLYNKAAIGKKKNGAIEFFRKTLKSGKVIVNNVEIKWQECDINSDTNGDVTLYTPFVMENGHKEYNHYRKKVGENRVNIICVDDSITCIRKGDVILPSIGVVISLSLERWDLLFPDMSCDSDGYFDIGQTHFDLYLYDYDEYEWCYGGGMFLIYDGMEFDTEKKLRDELTCEGWLTQLSMQTQESEIHKIEKHPRTAIGLTKDNKFFTLVCSGRNKRSAGADYFDLIEISKILFGDVEYLMNIDGGASSFLAYTTQKELFELNDIAYSYSSCAGVVRSVNSIMVTDLNGGE comes from the coding sequence ATGTGTTTTATAGCGAATAATGATTTTATCAAGGGAAGCTTTAGCAGAGGAAAATTCGAAGGTTATTCCAAGATAAAGCAATATCAATATAGAGAAATAATTGCAGATATGACAACTGAGAACCGTTTTGTAAAAGACGGTTTTTTAGATACGCTAAAGAGCAGGGGTTTGATTGAACAAAATATCTATGATGAATATATTGGAGAGTTAACAAGGTTTTTTAAAAAACTGCCGGATATGACTGATAAAACTGATGAAGAAATATATTCCGATGTTATAAATTATAGAAGAAACTTATTAGATAATGGTTGCCGCCAATATATTGATGATATGAAAGCGAATTATTATAAAAGAGAGGTCGACCATCTTGCTATAACAGGAATTGATCAGAGTGATATTTTAGATAGTCTCTATGATAAGACTAAAAACATATACTTCATAATTGATGATTATACTTATGTGGGGGCGATGATTGAGCTATATAAAAAAATCAAGGAGTATTCAGATAATATTTATATCATAGTAAAAGAGGAAAGATGTATTCATTCTATGGTTACAAAAAATGATCTGGAGTGTTATTTGAAGGTTAGGTCAGAAGACATTCCAATAGACGAGTTGAATCTTATAGTTGATGATTATTATTACTATGGATTTGATATGGACCAGATCCAATTAATGAGTTCAAATGACATTTTAATCGGTTTTGGTGAGTGGTGCCTGGCATCCTTTAAGAAATTAAATGTGGAAGCATTTGTATATTGCCGTTCCAGTGAATTGATGACCAGAGCCTTAACCAATTCAATCGATGAAGAAGAGATACATTTCATATATATCCCAAGGGGATACGATATGATAAAGCATGTCAGCCTGGTGGAAAAAACTGCATTTAACTATAGAATGTCAGATTGGATATATAATCAAATTGGCATGGAGGCATATCAAAGAGACCTTGATACATTATTGGGGGAGTTCCCATCTATTTTTGTTAGTTCCAATTCCGATAAAGTGCTGGATTTAGAGTATGAATGGACAGGGATCAGCAAATCAGATTTCCGTGATATACCACAGCAATTAATAAAAAGGTACATCAAGAAAAAGCATGACTATTTAGATATAGATGATTATGTCTATAAAGACAGGTTTGGGAATGATATCAGGGTGAACTATGTTAAACTTGATAATTCAAAAGATTTAAATATATCAATTAAAACATGGAACAACGCAATGAATCCAAGAGCATATTTTAAAAATCATGAATATGGAGATTGCCTGGTATCTAATTTTATGTTTTTTATAACACTTAAAACCATAGAGATGTACAATAGCTTAAGAAAGTCAAGGGAAAGGGAAAGAATCTACAGGTATGGCTGGCATATTGATTATAAGCTCGAAAGCAATATATATGGAAGGCACGAGACATTTCCTTTATACAACAAGGCAGCAATTGGTAAGAAGAAAAACGGTGCAATCGAATTTTTCAGAAAGACTTTAAAATCAGGTAAAGTAATTGTAAATAATGTTGAAATAAAATGGCAGGAATGTGACATTAACAGCGATACAAACGGGGATGTCACACTATACACACCATTTGTCATGGAGAATGGCCATAAAGAGTACAACCATTATCGCAAAAAAGTCGGGGAAAACAGAGTAAACATAATATGTGTAGATGATTCCATCACATGTATTAGAAAAGGAGATGTCATATTACCCAGCATTGGCGTTGTTATTTCACTCAGTTTGGAAAGATGGGATTTATTATTTCCTGATATGAGCTGTGATTCAGATGGTTATTTTGATATCGGGCAGACTCATTTTGATTTATACTTATATGACTATGATGAATATGAATGGTGTTATGGCGGGGGTATGTTCCTGATTTATGACGGCATGGAATTTGACACAGAGAAAAAGCTTAGGGATGAATTGACCTGCGAGGGTTGGCTGACACAGCTATCGATGCAGACTCAGGAATCAGAAATACACAAAATAGAAAAGCACCCAAGGACAGCAATAGGATTGACTAAGGACAATAAGTTTTTCACGCTGGTCTGTTCTGGAAGGAACAAGAGAAGTGCAGGGGCGGATTATTTTGATTTAATTGAAATATCCAAAATATTGTTTGGTGATGTTGAATACCTTATGAACATAGATGGCGGGGCATCATCTTTCCTGGCTTATACAACTCAAAAGGAGTTGTTTGAATTAAATGATATCGCTTATTCATATAGTTCATGTGCTGGTGTTGTCAGATCAGTAAATTCCATAATGGTAACTGATCTAAATGGTGGTGAATAG
- a CDS encoding phosphoglucomutase/phosphomannomutase family protein: MIKFGTGGWRAIIGDEFIKSNIELLAQSLADEINDHEHGKEIVISYDRRFLSREAATWISQVLTANEIKVYFINSVCPTPMTMFTVREMGVDFGIAVTASHNAALYNGVKIILKGGRDASIEFTDKLEARMTSIGAIKSISCEEAKDKGLIEYINPENRYIDGILNCIDVDAIKRKNLKVVVDPMHGVSAKYLQTILYIVRCECKLIHDWHDTLFGKRVPSPTLESLGRLKYHVLSGDYDLGIGSDGDGDRLAVFDENGEFIHPNMILSLLYYYLLEYKGMVGPVVRNMSTTHLLDKIAASYGQIAYEVPVGFKHISNGMEQHGCVIGGESSGGLTIAGHIRGKDAIFATALFLEMISIIDKPVSELIKNLENKYGKHFFRENNISLDKSMKVLLEDLIFKQKALPGFDYEIEKTDYSDGLKIYFKNSWLTCRFSGTEPMIRIFVESIDEYELENIESKFKEFISN, from the coding sequence ATGATTAAATTCGGCACTGGTGGTTGGAGAGCAATAATTGGAGACGAATTTATCAAATCCAATATTGAACTCTTGGCACAATCCTTAGCAGACGAAATAAACGATCATGAGCATGGAAAAGAAATAGTAATAAGCTACGATAGAAGATTTTTATCCAGAGAAGCTGCTACATGGATTAGTCAGGTATTAACAGCAAATGAGATAAAAGTATATTTTATAAACAGCGTTTGCCCGACACCTATGACAATGTTCACTGTCAGAGAAATGGGTGTGGATTTTGGAATAGCTGTAACGGCAAGCCACAATGCTGCTTTATATAATGGAGTTAAAATTATACTAAAGGGTGGAAGAGATGCATCAATAGAATTTACAGATAAATTAGAGGCTAGAATGACAAGTATAGGTGCGATAAAATCTATCAGCTGTGAAGAGGCTAAGGACAAAGGTCTTATTGAATATATTAATCCCGAAAATCGGTATATTGATGGCATATTAAATTGTATTGATGTGGATGCAATAAAGCGAAAAAATTTGAAGGTTGTTGTAGACCCTATGCACGGTGTATCTGCAAAATATCTTCAGACAATTTTATACATAGTTAGATGTGAGTGTAAACTCATTCATGATTGGCACGACACACTTTTTGGTAAAAGAGTACCATCTCCGACATTGGAGAGTTTAGGGAGATTGAAATATCACGTTCTGAGTGGTGACTATGACTTGGGTATCGGTTCTGACGGTGATGGAGACCGACTCGCTGTATTTGATGAAAACGGCGAATTTATACATCCTAATATGATTCTATCATTACTTTATTATTACTTGTTAGAGTATAAAGGGATGGTGGGTCCGGTTGTAAGAAACATGTCCACGACTCACCTGCTGGATAAAATCGCAGCTTCATACGGACAAATTGCTTACGAAGTGCCGGTGGGGTTTAAGCATATAAGCAATGGTATGGAACAGCATGGTTGCGTTATAGGTGGAGAGAGCAGCGGAGGTCTGACAATTGCAGGACATATAAGGGGTAAAGATGCAATATTCGCAACGGCACTATTTTTAGAAATGATATCAATAATTGACAAACCTGTCTCGGAGCTTATTAAGAATCTTGAGAACAAGTATGGCAAACATTTCTTTAGAGAAAATAATATCAGCTTAGACAAATCAATGAAAGTGCTACTTGAAGACCTGATATTCAAACAAAAAGCTTTGCCTGGCTTTGATTATGAAATTGAGAAAACAGATTACAGCGATGGATTAAAAATATATTTTAAGAACAGTTGGTTAACTTGCAGATTTTCGGGGACCGAGCCAATGATTAGAATATTTGTAGAATCGATAGATGAATATGAACTTGAGAATATAGAATCTAAGTTTAAAGAGTTTATATCTAATTAA
- a CDS encoding ROK family transcriptional regulator translates to MNKITSPDLMKINNRRRILEIIYSEKNIYRAQIAEMTNMSNQTITNLVKELINEGMVEEITLENKALGRNPMALSIRYQQLCSIGVEISVESINAGLYDAAGNEISKLNIMRDMNRNVIDVLKEVIDKISKSAENLRILGIAISIEGIVDDKNGVVIKSKNLGLDGINVLSELEYLDIPVQIKNDVNILAETDYGREQTNNYMLIKLGGGIGAALVLNGNLLRSTNNAAGEFGHVRLYSIDGPRTCKCGQKGCLTTEASITAIEEKTGMTIEELARLYKAGDSKARSIIKEIAGYISEPLTNIIAILDLDKVIFTGKLVQYFGDGLTSMLEENINQNLNKWSSFKGIGVLSDYNITGRCAHYVVNNFFLKWKDETYD, encoded by the coding sequence ATGAATAAAATTACTAGTCCAGACTTAATGAAAATCAACAACAGGAGAAGAATTTTAGAAATAATTTATTCTGAAAAAAATATTTACAGAGCTCAGATTGCTGAAATGACAAACATGTCAAATCAAACGATTACAAATCTGGTCAAAGAGCTAATAAATGAAGGCATGGTTGAGGAGATTACTTTAGAAAACAAAGCACTGGGTCGGAACCCCATGGCTCTGTCTATCAGGTATCAACAGCTATGCTCCATAGGGGTTGAAATTTCTGTAGAATCAATTAATGCAGGCTTATATGATGCTGCAGGTAATGAAATAAGTAAATTGAACATTATGAGAGATATGAACAGAAATGTAATAGATGTTTTGAAAGAAGTAATTGATAAGATTAGTAAGAGTGCTGAAAATTTGAGAATCCTGGGCATAGCAATTAGTATAGAAGGAATAGTTGATGACAAGAATGGAGTAGTAATAAAATCTAAGAATTTAGGATTGGATGGAATCAATGTTTTATCTGAACTGGAGTATTTGGATATTCCAGTTCAGATAAAAAATGACGTTAATATTCTGGCTGAAACAGATTACGGAAGAGAACAAACAAATAATTACATGCTAATAAAACTCGGTGGAGGTATCGGTGCAGCACTGGTCCTAAATGGAAATTTACTGAGGAGCACTAATAATGCCGCTGGGGAATTCGGCCACGTCAGATTATATTCTATTGACGGTCCTAGGACATGTAAATGTGGTCAAAAGGGCTGCTTAACAACCGAAGCATCTATAACGGCTATTGAAGAAAAGACTGGTATGACGATTGAGGAGTTAGCGAGACTTTACAAAGCTGGTGATTCAAAGGCCAGGAGCATTATTAAAGAAATAGCAGGATATATTTCTGAGCCATTGACTAATATCATAGCTATATTGGACCTGGATAAAGTAATATTTACAGGCAAGCTAGTCCAATACTTCGGTGATGGGCTGACCAGCATGCTTGAGGAAAATATCAATCAAAATCTCAACAAGTGGAGTTCATTCAAGGGGATAGGAGTGTTGAGTGACTATAATATCACAGGCAGATGCGCTCATTATGTAGTCAATAATTTCTTCTTGAAGTGGAAGGATGAGACCTATGATTAA
- a CDS encoding ABC transporter substrate-binding protein — MKGKKPIALMLVLVLILSLSLAGCAKEATVANAPQEKTAVEAAEPVVVEFWHGYAADKNEVLLEMIEKYQSENPNVKINPKFVANGDEMLQKVQSAVLSNQEPNLLWGYPTWTGVLESSGKLVEVGAIMDDAWKNDIPKGLMEAGMYKNKIYSVPIEAGTLLLIYNKDMFKEAGIENPPTTWDELYNTSKKLSDGKRFGVWLPIAPNERTAWTWECFLWQNGQSILNKEGNNIGFNNEKGLEALDFYTKMIKDGYAPIAVGQDPFIDKQVAMAIGTQGAANTYITKQKMNVGVAMLPGKDQLASGLGSNHYFIFKSDEKVQQETLKFMKWMTTGENHAEWAIRTGYLPVAKSARESTRYTEFGKENPHMIEAAKVLTYGVARPPIEEYPKLSSVISEVIQKIAYKEMTVDEGMKNIADKANDIFK; from the coding sequence GTGAAAGGAAAAAAACCAATTGCCTTAATGTTAGTATTAGTACTAATATTATCACTATCATTAGCCGGATGCGCTAAAGAGGCGACCGTGGCTAATGCACCTCAGGAAAAGACAGCTGTTGAAGCAGCTGAGCCGGTGGTTGTCGAGTTCTGGCATGGCTATGCCGCGGATAAAAATGAAGTGCTGCTTGAAATGATTGAGAAATATCAAAGTGAAAATCCAAATGTAAAAATCAATCCCAAATTTGTTGCTAATGGCGACGAAATGCTGCAAAAGGTTCAATCTGCAGTACTTTCCAATCAAGAGCCCAACCTTTTATGGGGTTACCCAACCTGGACAGGAGTTTTGGAGAGCTCAGGAAAGCTGGTTGAGGTTGGAGCAATCATGGATGATGCTTGGAAGAACGACATTCCTAAGGGGCTCATGGAAGCAGGCATGTACAAGAATAAAATCTACTCCGTTCCGATTGAAGCAGGGACACTTTTACTTATATACAATAAAGATATGTTCAAGGAAGCAGGGATAGAGAATCCCCCAACTACATGGGATGAGTTATACAACACCTCCAAGAAGCTGTCAGACGGGAAAAGATTCGGGGTTTGGCTGCCCATTGCACCAAATGAGAGAACAGCATGGACTTGGGAATGTTTCTTGTGGCAAAACGGGCAGAGTATATTGAATAAAGAAGGCAATAATATAGGTTTTAATAATGAAAAAGGGTTGGAAGCGCTGGACTTCTATACAAAAATGATAAAAGACGGATATGCACCTATTGCTGTAGGACAGGATCCGTTTATTGACAAACAAGTTGCAATGGCAATCGGTACACAAGGCGCAGCAAACACCTACATAACCAAACAGAAAATGAATGTCGGCGTAGCTATGCTTCCTGGTAAGGATCAATTGGCTAGCGGTCTCGGATCCAACCACTACTTCATATTCAAGAGTGATGAAAAAGTGCAGCAGGAAACCCTGAAGTTCATGAAGTGGATGACAACCGGTGAGAATCATGCAGAGTGGGCAATAAGAACCGGTTATCTGCCTGTGGCAAAGTCTGCTAGGGAGAGCACCAGGTATACAGAGTTCGGAAAAGAAAACCCGCATATGATTGAAGCAGCTAAAGTCTTGACCTATGGTGTAGCTCGACCACCAATTGAAGAGTATCCTAAACTTTCATCCGTTATTTCTGAAGTAATACAGAAAATTGCATATAAAGAGATGACAGTTGACGAAGGCATGAAAAATATCGCTGATAAAGCAAACGATATATTCAAATAA
- a CDS encoding carbohydrate ABC transporter permease, translated as MKDIKKVSKYVILYGLASMMILPFLWMLSTSFKPSNEIFTIPIKWIPSEINLNNYKKAVTSFPFIRFFINSLIVTAFIIFGQLITSVMAAYAFARMEFRGKNILFILLLSGLMLPAQTIMIPMILTLEKLSLLNKLAGLIIPFAWSALIVFLLKQFFMQIPKEIEEAAIIDGCTTFQVITKIILPISRPILATSFILIFIYAWNQYFWPLLIVSKEELYTLQLGLAYFREINAIETDWGALMAGTALTLVPVIIVFIIFQKKVIESIAFSGGKEQ; from the coding sequence ATGAAAGATATTAAGAAGGTATCAAAATATGTCATTTTATACGGATTGGCAAGCATGATGATATTGCCATTTTTATGGATGCTGTCTACGTCCTTTAAGCCTTCAAATGAAATATTCACAATCCCGATAAAATGGATACCAAGTGAGATAAATCTCAATAACTATAAAAAGGCTGTAACGAGTTTTCCTTTTATAAGATTTTTCATCAATAGTTTAATTGTAACAGCATTTATAATTTTTGGACAATTGATAACATCTGTAATGGCAGCGTATGCTTTTGCAAGAATGGAATTCAGGGGTAAGAATATACTCTTTATACTTCTGCTGTCCGGATTAATGCTGCCGGCTCAGACGATTATGATACCAATGATATTAACTTTAGAAAAGTTGAGTCTGTTGAATAAATTGGCTGGACTAATAATTCCATTTGCTTGGAGTGCACTGATTGTATTTTTGTTAAAACAATTCTTCATGCAGATACCGAAAGAAATCGAAGAAGCTGCAATAATCGATGGATGTACTACTTTTCAGGTTATTACCAAAATCATCCTACCGATTTCAAGACCAATTCTCGCTACGTCTTTTATATTAATCTTCATTTATGCCTGGAATCAGTACTTCTGGCCCCTACTGATTGTCAGTAAGGAAGAATTATATACCTTGCAGTTAGGACTGGCTTACTTTAGGGAAATAAATGCGATAGAAACAGACTGGGGTGCATTAATGGCAGGAACTGCGCTGACATTGGTGCCGGTAATTATCGTGTTTATAATATTCCAGAAAAAAGTTATAGAGAGTATAGCCTTTTCTGGGGGAAAAGAACAATAA
- a CDS encoding sugar ABC transporter permease, whose amino-acid sequence MNKRVYTPYLLIAPTFILFAIFFLIPLFYSFILTMFEWNGFSVDKTFVGFSNYIRLFGDEKFINALKNTFIYLAFTVPLSVSISLVLSYLMNESLKGFQILKGIYFLPHIVSLVAVGVVWAWIFLPDRYGLLNSILSVFGIEVKTWLADPDLAMAALVVIGVWKSIGYNMVIFIAGLLTIPRTLYEAAEIDGANSVQKFFRVTLPLLKPTIFFVMVSSSIYSLFQIFDIVKVTTNGGPIGRTEMLVTYLYKVGFVEYEMGYASAIAFVLFILTVLITIVQKKFVEEK is encoded by the coding sequence TTGAACAAACGGGTATATACTCCATACTTGCTTATAGCTCCGACTTTTATTCTGTTTGCTATATTCTTCTTAATACCATTATTCTATTCATTCATACTCACTATGTTCGAGTGGAATGGTTTTTCAGTAGATAAAACCTTTGTAGGCTTCAGCAATTATATAAGATTATTTGGTGATGAGAAGTTTATTAACGCATTAAAAAACACCTTTATATATTTAGCTTTTACCGTTCCCCTATCTGTAAGCATTTCGCTTGTGCTTAGCTACTTAATGAACGAAAGCTTGAAGGGGTTTCAGATATTGAAGGGAATCTACTTCCTGCCGCACATCGTGTCACTAGTAGCTGTCGGTGTGGTATGGGCATGGATATTTCTCCCGGATAGATATGGGTTGTTGAATTCAATATTATCTGTATTTGGAATTGAAGTGAAAACTTGGTTGGCAGATCCGGATTTAGCTATGGCAGCGCTTGTTGTAATAGGTGTCTGGAAAAGCATCGGCTACAATATGGTTATATTTATTGCGGGATTACTGACCATTCCCAGGACGCTTTATGAGGCTGCTGAGATTGATGGTGCCAACAGTGTACAGAAATTCTTTAGAGTGACACTGCCTTTACTGAAACCTACAATATTTTTCGTTATGGTATCAAGCAGCATATACTCGTTGTTTCAGATATTTGATATTGTCAAAGTCACAACAAATGGCGGGCCGATAGGCAGAACAGAAATGTTGGTAACCTACTTATATAAAGTGGGATTTGTTGAATATGAAATGGGATATGCATCTGCTATTGCCTTTGTTCTGTTTATATTGACTGTGTTGATTACAATAGTCCAAAAGAAATTTGTTGAGGAGAAATAG
- a CDS encoding VOC family protein: MKRIVPEIFVMDCKAALEYYKEVFGGEIKNVQMADGKEMFKGFEGKVIHSELHINTDCVLYLLDILSGDRTSGNANLLLELDSEEEINRIYAALSKNGTVKYELQKTFWGAYHAVVIDCYGNTWGLNYTLKQ, from the coding sequence ATGAAAAGAATTGTACCAGAGATTTTTGTTATGGATTGTAAAGCGGCGCTTGAATATTATAAAGAAGTATTTGGCGGAGAAATAAAGAATGTGCAGATGGCTGACGGAAAAGAAATGTTTAAAGGCTTTGAAGGTAAGGTAATCCATTCGGAGCTTCACATTAATACTGATTGCGTGCTGTATCTTTTAGATATTCTCAGCGGCGATAGAACATCAGGTAATGCGAACCTATTATTAGAGCTTGACAGCGAAGAAGAAATCAACAGAATATATGCGGCATTAAGCAAAAATGGAACTGTGAAATATGAGCTGCAGAAAACCTTCTGGGGTGCTTACCATGCAGTAGTGATCGATTGCTATGGCAACACATGGGGCTTGAATTATACACTTAAGCAATAA
- a CDS encoding metalloregulator ArsR/SmtB family transcription factor, which translates to MDTYPKHDVFQAIADPTRRELLSLLAGRELPVMEISEHFPMSRTAVSKHLHILKDAGLVSERKIGRETRYMLQPEPLQELKRWLSYYERFWDNKLSALKSFVEAKGKDS; encoded by the coding sequence ATGGATACCTATCCTAAACATGATGTATTTCAAGCAATAGCAGATCCTACCCGCAGGGAGCTGCTGAGTCTGCTTGCTGGGAGAGAGCTGCCGGTTATGGAAATAAGTGAACATTTTCCTATGAGCCGTACAGCTGTTTCAAAGCATTTGCATATTCTGAAGGATGCAGGTCTTGTAAGTGAAAGAAAGATTGGAAGAGAGACACGATACATGCTTCAACCGGAACCCCTTCAGGAGCTGAAAAGGTGGCTTTCATATTATGAGAGGTTTTGGGACAACAAGCTGTCTGCATTAAAAAGCTTCGTGGAAGCTAAAGGGAAAGACAGCTAA
- a CDS encoding CoA-binding protein, producing the protein MDIQEAMLEKRIWAVIGANNDPDKFGNIIYRRLKSEGYIVYPVNPMYDNVEGDQCYPNLASLPQKPEVLDMVVSPKRGKAFIEEAAKLGIENIWLQPGTFDLELLALIKEKQLVGLQACVLVELG; encoded by the coding sequence ATGGATATTCAGGAAGCAATGCTGGAGAAGAGGATATGGGCTGTGATAGGAGCTAATAACGATCCTGATAAATTCGGCAATATTATTTATAGGAGATTAAAATCCGAGGGTTATATAGTATACCCCGTAAACCCGATGTATGACAATGTAGAAGGCGATCAATGCTATCCGAATCTAGCATCATTACCTCAGAAACCTGAGGTTTTGGATATGGTTGTGTCACCTAAAAGGGGCAAGGCTTTTATTGAGGAAGCCGCCAAACTGGGAATAGAAAACATATGGCTGCAGCCAGGCACCTTTGATTTAGAGCTTTTAGCGTTAATAAAGGAAAAACAGCTGGTAGGCTTGCAGGCTTGCGTATTGGTTGAATTGGGATAG